The following are encoded together in the Oncorhynchus masou masou isolate Uvic2021 chromosome 5, UVic_Omas_1.1, whole genome shotgun sequence genome:
- the LOC135525947 gene encoding zinc finger protein 239-like, with translation MQVKEEEDVTVKEEEEEKEEDAVFGVKEEEEEVTVTSKKEEEEDEETGYLGPVSQTHFQASNGSNNVLSLKMVLRNRALINTRERSDYLGSSGEPQQPHDADEAEKSLSRSKHPKKHQQRPTGKRTHCCSDCGKSFVSSGHLKAHQRIHTGEKPYSCAQCGKSFTMSSKLTRHYRTHTGEKPYSCDECGKSFVTSSSLIIHRRAHTGEKPFICTQCGKSFTQTTSLISHQRTHTGEKPYSCAQCGKSFTHSTGLISHQRTHTGEKPYSYTQCGKKFSQSTSLISHQRTHTGEKPYSCAQCGKSYITSSKRTEHQRTHTGEKPYSCNGYGASIASVTPGT, from the exons ATGCA agtgaaagaggaggaggatgttacagtaaaagaagaggaggaagagaaagaggaggatgcggtttttggagtgaaagaggaggaggaggaggtgactgTCACATCcaaaaaggaggaggaagaagacgaggaaactggatatctgggcccggtttcccaaacgcATTTTCAGGCGTCCAATGGTTCTAACAATGTACTTAGCCTTAAGATGGTTTTGAGAAACCGGGCCCtgattaacacta GAGAGAGAAGTGACTATcttggatcctctggggagcctcaacaacctcatgatgctgatgaggcagagaagagtctctccagatcaaaacaccccaagaaacaccagcagagacccacagggaagagaactcactgctgctctgactgtgggaagagttttgtttcTTCAGGACATTTAAAAgcacaccagagaatacacacgggagagaaaccttatagctgtgctcaatgtgggaagagttttacgaTGTCTAGCAAGCTGACACgacactatagaacacacacaggagagaaaccatataGCTGTGAtgaatgtggaaagagttttgtcACATCTAGCAGTCTGATTATACACCGGAgagcacacacaggagagaaaccttttatctgtactcaatgtgggaagagttttactcagacAACCAGCCTGATAtcacatcagagaacacacacaggagagaaaccttatagctgtgctcaatgtgggaagagttttactcattCAACCGGcctgatatcacaccagagaacacacacaggagagaaaccttatagctatactcagtgtgggaaga agttttctCAGTCAACCAGCCTGATAtcacatcagagaacacacacaggagagaaaccttatagctgtgctcaatgtgggaagagttataTTACGTCAAGCAAGCGGACtgaacaccagagaacacacacaggagagaaaccttatagctgtaatGGATATGGAGCGTCTATAGCCTCAGTTACACCTGGCACCTAA
- the LOC135525954 gene encoding zinc finger protein 239-like: MKKRWSACWMKKEALVKEEEEGAVTIQKQVEVEAVPVKEEEKEVPVKEEEDLFRVKEDGDVSVKEEEGEVTVSSNNEEEEETGILGPVSQTHLKASDGSNDERALINTGERRDNPGSSGGPQQPHDADRAEKSLSTSKHLKKHQQRPTGKKSHCCSDCGKGCKSSSELKVHQRTHTGEKPYSCGQCGRSFTTSSGLTLHQRTHTGEKPYSCGQCGRTFTSSSGLTLHQRQHTGEKPYSCDQCGRSFVKSSHLTVHQRTHTGEKPYSCDQCGRSFVQASHLTQHQRTHTGEKPYSCDQCGRSFVKSSHLTSHQRTHTGEKPYSCDQCGKRYSEKRSLIKHQKIHT; encoded by the exons ATGAAGAAGAGGTGGTCTGCCTGCTGGATGAAGAAAGAAGCTCtcgtgaaagaggaggaagagggggctgttacaatacaaaaacaagtagaggtTGAGGCTGTTcccgtgaaagaagaagagaaagaggtcCCAGTTAAAGAAGAGGAAGACTTGTTCAGAGTCAAAGAGGACGGCgacgtttcagtgaaagaagaggagggggaggtgactGTCTCATCGAacaatgaagaagaggaggaaactggaattctgggcccggtttcccaaacgcATCTTAAGGCGTCCGATGGTTCTAACGATGAACGAGCCCTGATTAACACTG gagagagacgtgaCAATCCTGGATCCTCTGGGGGGcctcaacaacctcatgatgctgacagggcagagaagagtctctccacttcaaaacacctcaagaaacaccagcagcgacccacagggaagaaatctcattgctgctctgactgtgggaaaggTTGCAAATCTTCATCAGAACTTaaagtacaccagagaacacacacaggagagaaaccttatagctgtggtcaatgtgggaggagttttacCACATCTAGCGGCCTGAcattacaccagagaacacacacaggagagaaaccttatagctgtggtcaatgtgggaggaCTTTTACTTCATCTAGCGGTCTGACATtacaccagagacaacacacaggagagaaaccttatagctgtgatcaatgtgggaggagttttgtTAAATCTAGCCATCTgacagtacaccagagaacacacacaggagagaaaccttatagctgtgatcaatgtgggaggagttttgtTCAAGCTAGCCATCTGACTcagcaccagagaacacacacaggagagaaaccttatagctgtgatcaatgtgggaggagttttgtTAAATCTAGCCATCTGacttcacaccagagaacacacacaggagagaagccttatagctgtgatcaatgtgggaagagatactCTGAAAAAAGATCTCTGATCAAACATCAAAAAATACATACATAA